From Paraburkholderia fungorum, the proteins below share one genomic window:
- a CDS encoding RidA family protein yields MADRELIVPPTMQRIVERAGYVPAVKVGATVFCAGQVGRTVDLEVIADPHAQFVACWENLRVVLEAVGCTFEDVVDMTTYHVQMHTHMPVFREVKNRLFPRGTCAWTSIGVAELAHPGLLVEIKCVAVKREPATDGSSAIG; encoded by the coding sequence ATGGCAGACCGAGAATTGATCGTCCCGCCGACGATGCAGCGTATTGTTGAACGCGCAGGTTATGTACCTGCGGTGAAGGTTGGCGCAACCGTGTTCTGCGCTGGACAGGTTGGGCGTACCGTCGACCTCGAAGTCATCGCCGATCCGCACGCGCAGTTTGTGGCGTGTTGGGAAAACCTGCGGGTAGTTCTTGAGGCGGTCGGGTGTACTTTCGAGGATGTCGTCGATATGACGACGTATCACGTGCAAATGCACACGCATATGCCCGTATTTCGCGAAGTCAAAAATCGGTTATTTCCACGCGGCACGTGCGCATGGACTTCTATCGGCGTGGCCGAACTTGCACATCCAGGCTTGCTCGTCGAGATCAAGTGCGTGGCCGTGAAGCGGGAGCCGGCCACAGACGGTTCGTCTGCTATCGGCTGA
- a CDS encoding SDR family NAD(P)-dependent oxidoreductase gives MSKKLEGKVALVTGGTSGIGLAAAKDLAAEGAKVYITGRRKAELESAVEAIGHGARGVRGDVTRAEDLDVLFEEIRRNEGRLDILYTNAGGGTMAPLGEISEQHFDDTFNRNVRAVVFTVQKALPLIQKGGSIILTGSIAGSTGTAAFSIYGASKAAIRALARSWVLDLKDRGIRVNVVSPGSTRTVGLAELGGDTKEGQDGLLGYLASLVPIGRLADPSEIAKVVTFLASDDSSFINGAEITADGGQAQV, from the coding sequence ATGAGCAAAAAACTGGAAGGTAAGGTAGCACTGGTCACTGGCGGCACGAGCGGCATCGGTCTGGCCGCAGCAAAAGATCTCGCAGCGGAAGGCGCGAAGGTCTATATCACGGGTCGCCGCAAGGCAGAGCTGGAAAGCGCAGTCGAAGCAATCGGGCACGGCGCTCGCGGCGTGCGGGGCGATGTCACGCGTGCCGAAGACCTCGACGTACTGTTCGAAGAAATTCGCAGGAACGAGGGTCGTCTCGACATCCTGTACACGAACGCAGGCGGCGGCACGATGGCACCGCTTGGCGAAATCTCCGAGCAGCATTTTGACGACACGTTCAATCGCAATGTGCGCGCTGTTGTGTTCACGGTGCAGAAAGCACTTCCGCTGATTCAGAAGGGTGGTTCGATCATCCTGACCGGCTCGATCGCGGGCTCGACAGGGACGGCGGCATTCAGCATCTACGGCGCATCGAAAGCGGCTATTCGTGCGCTGGCTCGCAGCTGGGTCCTGGACCTGAAAGACCGTGGCATTCGCGTGAATGTCGTGAGCCCGGGATCGACGCGCACGGTTGGCCTCGCTGAACTCGGTGGCGATACCAAGGAAGGTCAGGACGGCCTGCTCGGCTACCTCGCGTCACTCGTTCCGATCGGCCGCCTTGCCGACCCGTCGGAGATCGCCAAGGTGGTCACGTTCCTCGCCTCGGACGATTCGAGCTTCATCAACGGTGCGGAGATTACCGCCGACGGTGGCCAGGCTCAGGTCTAA
- a CDS encoding LysR family transcriptional regulator: MDQLQALRVFVRIAESGGFSKAADALNVPRATVSKLIQELETHLRVKLFQRSTRRVVVTEEGQTYYQNAVKLLADIDEMDGLFADSRGNPRGRIRVDIGSSLANLILLPHLPAFRKRYPEIQLDVGVSDRQVDLIGEGVDCVIRGGELTDTSLVARRLAGLEWGTYAGSAYLAERGTPSHPDDLLARHEVVGYFSSLTGRVFTLLFEQGEESITVDPKGARGVFVNESTAHLTSLVSGLGVGQTFSFMAQPWLKNGDLVQVLPQWNRPLHPMHIVFAQSKYNSARLKVFVDWVIEIFRPYDSTPAPVRPA, translated from the coding sequence ATGGATCAGCTACAAGCGTTGCGTGTGTTCGTGCGAATTGCCGAATCGGGAGGCTTCAGCAAAGCCGCCGACGCCCTGAACGTGCCGCGAGCGACAGTCTCCAAGCTCATTCAGGAACTCGAAACCCATCTTCGTGTGAAGCTCTTTCAGCGCTCCACTCGCCGTGTGGTCGTGACGGAAGAAGGTCAGACCTACTACCAGAACGCGGTCAAGCTTCTCGCCGACATCGACGAGATGGATGGGCTTTTTGCGGACTCTCGCGGAAACCCGCGCGGCCGCATTCGCGTCGACATCGGCTCGTCTTTGGCTAACCTCATCCTGCTGCCGCATCTGCCGGCCTTCCGCAAGCGCTACCCCGAAATACAGCTCGACGTAGGAGTGAGCGACCGTCAGGTCGACCTGATTGGCGAGGGCGTGGACTGCGTAATCCGTGGCGGCGAGCTGACCGACACGTCGCTCGTCGCCCGGCGTCTGGCCGGGCTGGAATGGGGAACGTATGCCGGGTCCGCCTACCTTGCCGAGCGCGGCACGCCATCGCATCCCGACGACCTGCTCGCGCGTCACGAAGTGGTGGGTTACTTTTCATCATTGACCGGTCGGGTATTTACGCTGCTCTTCGAACAGGGCGAGGAGTCGATAACCGTTGATCCGAAAGGCGCCAGAGGTGTCTTCGTGAACGAAAGCACGGCCCATCTGACTTCGCTGGTCAGCGGCCTGGGCGTCGGCCAGACCTTTTCGTTCATGGCACAGCCCTGGTTGAAAAACGGCGATCTCGTCCAGGTCCTGCCGCAATGGAATCGCCCGCTCCACCCGATGCACATCGTCTTCGCACAGTCGAAGTACAACAGCGCCCGCCTGAAAGTTTTCGTCGACTGGGTCATCGAAATTTTCAGGCCTTATGACAGCACGCCTGCTCCGGTTCGACCTGCGTAG
- a CDS encoding ATP-binding protein, translated as MIEVGPLRVSIEDRTVLLGGQPCPLSSRAFAILEALIAVRGTVVSKDALLEHAWPDTIVEENNLQVQIVTLRRALGHSRDLLKTVPGRGYILLPQPQSASRQSKVYSLGLPFVDTLFGRSSAVDDLLHLFESSQVVTLTGAGGIGKTSLAIEVCRDTGDLFLCIRYVSLAAIQNDHQAREAILAIFSDVVKGSAMSVEEMSRSLRKSQCLVILDNCEHLIESVACIAQTITAGNPGVRVLATSREALRIAAETVYPVQTLACPARTAENDETLESDAVKLFLHRLRRLSANFDLNESTVPVIGEICRRLDGIPLAIELAAARAATLGLDTVRAHLDNRFAILTGGSRNALPRHQTLKAVFEWSYRLLSETEQLLFRQASVFADGFSLEALAAIMDGHGISNVGTAQTLAGLVAKSLLYIDRQNPRRFRQLESSRAYARTLLDQNGETAAASHAHARYFRDFFEKGPYKSEQIKIEDAHDVISAEIGNMRAAMSWAFGVAGNVSLGIELAATAVPMLFELPRFEECEYWASIAIGALRPLLASPRLQQTRLGILSARASALVYTEGPQPSVETAWQEVLALAESANDPSAQLRAIWGLWNLELYGGRPKSALVYALRFQSAAREFGSPLQVALSRRIIGMTLHYAGRHADARDELLAALATPEMKELRWSTTGVRTDQIAATRALLARIQWFLGDRAGSLEQIETAEETARATGHELTLAYVLMEATIPLAILQRSADTLMLAVEELEKECRKVGLRAWLACCDAFEWIARAMETRLTSDELSAMGRSVERLRKTGYLAPLPMVLGEFAAALEAGGQHDQALATIDVALEHCAKHGSWWYPPRLEELRASMGKPATASSAAELL; from the coding sequence GTGATCGAGGTAGGCCCGCTTCGCGTTTCGATCGAGGATAGAACCGTCTTGCTGGGTGGGCAGCCTTGCCCGCTCAGCAGCCGTGCGTTCGCCATTCTCGAAGCGCTGATCGCCGTCCGCGGCACCGTCGTATCCAAGGACGCGCTGCTCGAACACGCGTGGCCCGACACGATCGTCGAAGAAAACAATCTTCAGGTCCAGATCGTCACGCTAAGGCGCGCACTCGGACATTCCCGTGATCTCCTCAAGACCGTGCCGGGCCGCGGCTACATCCTGCTGCCGCAACCGCAGTCGGCTTCACGGCAGAGCAAGGTGTACTCGCTGGGACTACCGTTCGTCGATACCCTCTTTGGCCGCAGCAGCGCTGTCGACGATCTTCTGCATCTCTTCGAGTCCAGCCAGGTCGTCACGCTCACCGGCGCTGGAGGCATCGGAAAAACCAGCCTCGCAATCGAAGTCTGTCGCGACACGGGCGATCTGTTCCTCTGTATCCGCTATGTCTCGCTTGCGGCTATCCAGAACGACCACCAGGCAAGAGAAGCGATACTGGCTATCTTCTCCGACGTGGTAAAAGGCAGTGCGATGAGCGTCGAAGAAATGTCCAGAAGCTTGCGCAAGTCGCAATGCCTGGTCATTCTCGATAACTGTGAGCATCTGATTGAAAGTGTTGCCTGTATCGCGCAGACGATTACGGCGGGCAACCCGGGTGTACGCGTGCTGGCCACCAGTCGTGAAGCGCTGCGCATTGCGGCAGAGACGGTCTATCCCGTGCAGACCCTCGCCTGTCCTGCCCGCACGGCGGAAAATGACGAAACGCTCGAATCCGACGCGGTAAAACTCTTCCTCCATCGACTGCGCCGGTTGTCGGCGAACTTCGACCTGAACGAATCGACCGTGCCGGTAATCGGAGAAATCTGCCGCCGTCTCGACGGTATTCCTCTAGCCATAGAACTTGCGGCTGCCCGTGCAGCCACGCTCGGGCTCGATACGGTTCGCGCCCATCTCGACAACCGTTTTGCGATCCTCACAGGCGGCTCCCGCAACGCGCTGCCGCGCCACCAGACGCTGAAGGCCGTGTTCGAGTGGAGCTACAGGCTACTGTCGGAAACCGAGCAACTACTATTTCGGCAGGCGAGTGTTTTCGCAGACGGCTTTTCGCTGGAAGCACTCGCCGCCATCATGGACGGGCATGGGATATCGAACGTGGGCACCGCCCAGACCCTCGCCGGACTCGTCGCCAAATCTCTTCTCTACATAGACCGGCAGAACCCGCGCCGTTTTCGTCAGCTGGAGAGTTCACGCGCCTATGCGCGCACCCTGCTTGACCAGAACGGCGAGACGGCTGCGGCATCTCACGCTCACGCCAGGTATTTCCGCGATTTTTTCGAAAAAGGCCCCTACAAGTCCGAACAGATCAAAATCGAGGATGCGCATGACGTGATCAGTGCCGAGATTGGCAACATGCGGGCAGCAATGTCCTGGGCGTTTGGGGTCGCCGGGAATGTGTCTCTCGGCATCGAGCTTGCCGCGACGGCTGTACCGATGCTGTTCGAACTGCCACGCTTCGAAGAGTGCGAATATTGGGCATCCATTGCCATTGGTGCGCTTCGGCCCTTGTTGGCAAGTCCGCGATTGCAACAGACACGACTCGGGATCCTGTCTGCTCGCGCATCGGCGCTTGTTTATACCGAAGGCCCGCAGCCGTCTGTCGAGACCGCCTGGCAGGAGGTCCTGGCACTGGCCGAATCAGCGAATGATCCCAGCGCGCAATTGCGGGCGATCTGGGGGTTGTGGAACCTGGAGCTATATGGCGGTCGACCGAAGAGCGCACTTGTCTACGCGCTGCGGTTCCAGAGCGCCGCACGGGAGTTTGGCTCGCCACTCCAGGTTGCGCTGAGCCGAAGGATTATCGGCATGACGCTGCACTATGCAGGCAGGCACGCCGATGCGCGCGACGAACTGCTTGCTGCGTTGGCGACGCCTGAAATGAAGGAGCTCAGATGGTCGACGACCGGCGTCCGGACCGATCAGATTGCCGCGACGCGTGCTTTGCTCGCCCGCATTCAGTGGTTCCTTGGCGACCGGGCTGGAAGCCTGGAACAGATAGAGACAGCCGAGGAAACTGCCAGAGCAACGGGACATGAGTTGACCTTGGCCTACGTTCTCATGGAGGCCACCATTCCGCTCGCGATACTCCAGCGGAGTGCGGATACGCTGATGCTTGCTGTCGAAGAACTCGAAAAGGAATGCCGCAAGGTCGGCCTGCGTGCGTGGCTCGCGTGCTGTGATGCGTTCGAATGGATTGCGCGGGCGATGGAAACCCGCCTGACTTCCGACGAGCTTTCCGCGATGGGACGCTCGGTCGAGCGGCTTCGAAAGACAGGCTATCTGGCGCCGCTACCCATGGTCCTCGGTGAATTTGCGGCAGCACTGGAGGCGGGTGGTCAGCACGATCAGGCTCTGGCGACCATCGACGTTGCGCTCGAACACTGCGCGAAACACGGGAGCTGGTGGTATCCCCCCAGGCTCGAGGAATTGCGCGCGTCGATGGGGAAGCCGGCCACCGCTTCGTCGGCGGCAGAACTCCTGTGA
- a CDS encoding VOC family protein codes for MKKVLYRRLLPALIMAGSSLSVPAFSADVSSPVQAIAQPASQQRLAVAGIDHVGINVPDVDVASAFFADLLGARVVSDMRPGKIPDGWKKAFNWHKSSEIDRIVMMQLQDGSKIELFQYSGPDISRVRPHEDDAAETHIALKTTDIDHSIAVLKNRGLRILNDPVTLPDGERWFYFLTPWDSQFELVFASQSK; via the coding sequence GTGAAAAAAGTTCTTTATCGCCGGCTTCTCCCGGCACTCATCATGGCGGGAAGCTCTTTGTCTGTTCCCGCATTCTCCGCAGATGTATCCAGTCCGGTTCAGGCAATTGCGCAGCCTGCATCACAGCAACGTCTTGCCGTCGCCGGGATTGACCACGTTGGGATCAACGTGCCTGACGTTGATGTAGCCAGTGCATTTTTTGCAGATCTGCTCGGCGCGCGCGTTGTGTCCGACATGCGCCCGGGGAAGATTCCAGACGGATGGAAGAAGGCATTCAACTGGCACAAATCGAGTGAGATCGACCGGATTGTGATGATGCAGTTGCAGGATGGCTCGAAGATTGAGCTTTTCCAATACTCCGGCCCCGACATCTCCCGCGTGCGACCACATGAAGACGACGCGGCAGAAACACACATTGCGCTTAAGACGACGGATATCGATCACAGCATCGCCGTTCTGAAGAACAGGGGACTGCGAATTCTCAACGATCCGGTTACGTTACCGGATGGCGAGCGGTGGTTCTATTTCCTGACCCCGTGGGACTCGCAGTTCGAACTCGTGTTCGCGTCTCAATCGAAATAG
- a CDS encoding phosphohydrolase, whose amino-acid sequence MSPKKSSTVSGFPLQLAGISMPRRRFAHYAADIARASLPAVVVRHAYRAFVFASLEARRLDIPVTADLLFVSAHFAHMGLSSSYANSTQRYEVDGADAAKEFLENEGVRHRLSVAVWEAISLHTTPGVTERMNGLTRLLAYGVRADLFGDGIERLSQPLRMEILGEFPRGGDFASEYLEAVGRAIMHRPETTFGAVSADVLERYSSTFYRANFCGRVLGSRWEAE is encoded by the coding sequence TTGAGTCCCAAGAAATCGAGCACTGTTTCTGGATTTCCTTTGCAGCTGGCGGGAATCAGCATGCCCCGCAGAAGATTCGCGCACTACGCCGCCGACATCGCGCGGGCGTCGTTGCCCGCGGTCGTGGTGCGGCACGCCTATAGGGCTTTCGTCTTCGCGTCTCTGGAAGCCAGGAGACTGGACATTCCGGTCACGGCGGATCTCCTTTTCGTTTCAGCCCATTTTGCCCACATGGGGCTGAGTTCAAGCTACGCAAACTCGACTCAGCGTTACGAAGTAGACGGTGCCGACGCAGCCAAAGAGTTTCTGGAAAACGAAGGCGTGAGGCATAGGCTCAGTGTTGCCGTGTGGGAAGCCATCAGTCTTCACACCACGCCAGGCGTAACGGAGCGAATGAACGGGCTCACACGACTGCTGGCATACGGAGTGCGAGCCGATCTTTTCGGTGACGGGATCGAGCGCCTCTCGCAGCCGCTGCGAATGGAAATCCTCGGAGAGTTTCCGCGCGGTGGCGACTTCGCGAGCGAATATCTGGAAGCGGTGGGGCGGGCAATCATGCACCGTCCGGAGACGACCTTTGGCGCCGTCAGCGCAGACGTGCTCGAGCGATACAGTTCGACGTTCTATCGGGCGAACTTTTGTGGTCGCGTGCTCGGATCGCGCTGGGAAGCCGAATAG
- a CDS encoding nuclear transport factor 2 family protein, translating into MDTAKTLLNKYLESIRDPKAAAALFADDGILELPYLSSLGPTTGAQGPAAIEKFIAGLLDKVPDFKFKDVQILIDTPTQVFGEYSVEALVPSTGNVYKQMYAGRLVAANGKIKLLRESLDTVAAQKAFTAAG; encoded by the coding sequence ATGGATACCGCAAAAACACTGCTTAACAAGTACCTCGAGTCAATCCGTGATCCCAAGGCTGCTGCTGCTCTGTTCGCGGATGACGGCATTCTTGAACTGCCTTATCTGAGTAGCCTTGGCCCGACCACGGGCGCGCAAGGCCCGGCGGCCATCGAAAAATTCATCGCGGGTCTTCTTGATAAGGTGCCGGATTTCAAGTTCAAAGACGTCCAGATTCTGATCGATACGCCGACTCAGGTATTCGGAGAGTACTCGGTAGAGGCACTCGTACCGTCCACGGGGAACGTCTACAAGCAGATGTATGCAGGTCGCCTCGTCGCCGCGAATGGAAAGATCAAACTGCTTCGTGAGTCGCTCGACACGGTGGCGGCGCAGAAGGCTTTCACCGCTGCGGGCTAG
- a CDS encoding NADPH-dependent F420 reductase produces the protein MPDRHSSRVDSRLHSSKAVHPEEMRIQRSFPMKVGFIGAANIAQTYSKHLLRSGHSVVLSNRSGPETLTDLVAALGARASAASVEVAAKADVVVLALPWTQLRSLQQRDIDWSGRIVIDATNALLTYAPDFRRADLGGRTSSEIVADMLPGARIVKALNTLYFKVLERAPSEAGGRRVMFLSGDDSEAKKTVSSILSSTGFCPIDLGGLAEGGRIQQFGAPLAGPNLLAL, from the coding sequence TTGCCGGATCGACATTCATCCCGGGTGGACAGCAGATTGCATTCATCAAAGGCTGTCCACCCGGAAGAAATGCGGATTCAGAGGAGTTTTCCCATGAAAGTCGGCTTCATTGGTGCGGCCAATATCGCACAGACATACTCGAAACATTTATTGCGTAGCGGCCATTCCGTCGTATTGAGCAACCGGAGCGGCCCGGAAACGTTGACGGATCTGGTAGCAGCACTTGGCGCACGCGCTTCTGCCGCATCCGTCGAGGTTGCGGCGAAGGCCGACGTGGTCGTGCTGGCGTTGCCCTGGACGCAGCTTCGGTCCCTTCAGCAGAGAGACATCGACTGGAGCGGCCGGATCGTGATCGACGCAACCAATGCGTTGCTGACGTATGCGCCGGACTTCCGTCGGGCAGACCTGGGCGGCAGGACGTCGAGCGAGATAGTCGCGGACATGCTGCCGGGCGCCCGGATCGTCAAGGCGCTCAACACGCTCTATTTCAAGGTACTCGAACGGGCCCCCTCGGAAGCAGGCGGCCGCCGTGTCATGTTTCTCTCCGGTGACGATAGCGAAGCCAAGAAGACTGTGTCGTCCATTCTGTCGTCAACGGGATTTTGCCCGATCGATCTTGGCGGACTCGCCGAGGGAGGCCGGATCCAGCAGTTCGGGGCGCCACTGGCGGGTCCCAATCTGCTAGCGCTGTGA
- a CDS encoding LysR family transcriptional regulator: protein MEWSDVRIFLAIARSGTLGAAARLLHLSHPTIGRRLRALEDATGQVLFQRTAEGFVLTEEGTAILPLAEQMEDSALTMERRLAGEQQQLEGTLRVSSADWFGAYVLPPVIADYSREYPHVEIEVLTGARLFNLAQREADVAFRIVPFDGPDIVQRRLTQMRYGAYVANASADPVEGNGTGSRLIAMDTSTGTFPDIDWLKTRFPNASVAMQSNNRNVQAQMCGRGLGIAVLPRPVGDQVNTIRRLDLSEDPPGREIWMGYHRDLRRLHRLRAFVDIVIKHLAD from the coding sequence ATGGAGTGGAGCGATGTCCGGATTTTTCTTGCGATAGCGCGTAGTGGAACATTGGGTGCTGCCGCCCGGCTGCTGCACCTTAGCCACCCGACCATTGGAAGGCGGCTTCGCGCGCTGGAAGATGCCACGGGACAGGTGCTCTTTCAGCGAACTGCCGAAGGCTTTGTGCTGACCGAAGAAGGCACCGCGATCCTGCCACTTGCCGAGCAGATGGAGGACAGTGCGCTGACCATGGAGCGGCGACTGGCTGGTGAACAGCAACAGCTGGAAGGCACGCTCAGGGTGTCATCGGCCGACTGGTTTGGCGCCTATGTCCTACCGCCAGTGATTGCCGACTACTCGCGCGAGTATCCACATGTGGAGATCGAGGTCCTGACGGGAGCGCGCCTGTTCAACCTCGCGCAGCGTGAAGCGGACGTCGCTTTCCGGATTGTTCCGTTCGACGGGCCCGATATCGTGCAAAGACGGCTGACCCAGATGCGATATGGCGCTTACGTGGCTAACGCAAGCGCTGATCCAGTGGAAGGCAATGGCACGGGGAGCCGTTTGATCGCGATGGATACGTCGACCGGCACTTTTCCCGATATCGATTGGCTGAAGACCCGTTTCCCGAACGCGAGCGTCGCAATGCAATCGAATAACCGCAATGTTCAGGCGCAAATGTGCGGCAGAGGCTTAGGCATTGCTGTGTTGCCGCGGCCTGTCGGAGACCAGGTCAACACCATTCGCCGGCTCGATCTGAGCGAAGATCCACCGGGTCGCGAGATATGGATGGGCTATCACCGCGATCTCCGGCGACTGCATCGTCTGCGCGCGTTCGTGGATATCGTCATCAAACATCTGGCCGACTAA
- a CDS encoding SDR family NAD(P)-dependent oxidoreductase, translating to MSKKLEGKVALVTGGTSGIGLAAAKDLAAEGATVYITGRRQAELASAVEAIGHGARGVQGDVTRAADLDNLFEQIRTEQGRLDVVFTNAGGGTMAPLGDISEQHFDDTFNRNVRAVVFTVQKALPLMQKGGSLILNGSIAGSTGTPAFSIYSASKAAVRALARSWVLDLKDRGIRVNVVSPGSTRTVGLAELGGDTKEGQDGLLGYLASLVPIGRLADPSEIAKVVTFLASDDSSFINGAEITADGGQAQV from the coding sequence ATGAGCAAAAAACTGGAAGGTAAGGTAGCACTGGTCACTGGCGGCACGAGCGGTATCGGCCTGGCCGCAGCAAAGGACCTCGCAGCGGAAGGTGCGACGGTCTATATCACGGGTCGCCGTCAGGCGGAACTGGCAAGCGCTGTTGAAGCGATTGGACATGGCGCTCGCGGCGTGCAGGGCGATGTGACTCGTGCTGCCGATCTCGACAATCTGTTCGAACAGATCCGCACCGAGCAAGGCCGGCTGGATGTCGTATTCACCAACGCAGGTGGCGGCACGATGGCACCGCTTGGCGATATCTCCGAACAGCATTTCGACGACACGTTCAATCGCAATGTGCGTGCTGTCGTGTTCACGGTGCAGAAGGCACTGCCGTTGATGCAGAAAGGTGGCTCGCTGATTCTGAATGGATCGATTGCAGGTTCGACGGGTACGCCGGCGTTCAGCATCTACAGCGCCTCGAAAGCCGCCGTTCGCGCGCTGGCTCGCAGTTGGGTACTGGACCTGAAAGACCGTGGCATTCGCGTGAATGTCGTGAGCCCGGGTTCGACGCGCACGGTTGGCCTGGCCGAACTTGGTGGCGATACCAAGGAAGGTCAGGACGGCCTGCTCGGCTACCTCGCGTCACTCGTGCCGATCGGCCGTCTTGCCGACCCGTCGGAGATCGCCAAAGTGGTCACGTTCCTCGCATCGGACGATTCGAGCTTCATCAACGGCGCTGAGATTACCGCCGACGGCGGCCAGGCTCAGGTCTGA
- a CDS encoding winged helix-turn-helix domain-containing protein produces the protein MKIGELEVVRDSRQVLRNGVAVSLGSRAYDLLQVLLDANGEVIPTQEILAKVWPSTVVEENNIQVHICALRRLLGENRHLIQTVSGRGYRMARPASVVAEPPAPAGNPHAEIITQPDFSLPHTSGPLFGRETCTERLIAAISEGEDAVITLVGPAGVGKSRLALEVARHFADHGEIGVSYLALASHSSEKEVYDMIGAALEPVGAEPVTACTVRPSGPTALLVLDDCDRLCHAAIRALSDSETFRRLSRTVVLLTTRTPLRMSMERVVKIPSLLAVPRRGTVDAALEMFVSRVRCFDPRMDLTDAFMESARHLVEQMDGLPLAIELAAHHTSMLGIESISRLLEQNVDLSSSDLRRMTDSRHESLGMALMWTWPSLGVLPRTILTALLDAGAEADLGELHNIAERSGLQPESALEAISDLVENSFLNPAYKGLSVTYRIPNTVQRFLSQQRQAEPTSSAPTLADLRAPNGVRSAPLLPDRHAGKSPDNSSDNAISRKRHAAASRPGGTVRRS, from the coding sequence ATGAAAATCGGTGAACTGGAAGTCGTGCGTGATTCGCGCCAGGTCCTGCGGAACGGCGTCGCCGTCAGTCTCGGCAGCCGCGCGTACGATCTGCTCCAGGTTCTGCTGGACGCGAACGGTGAGGTCATTCCAACCCAGGAGATTCTCGCGAAGGTGTGGCCCTCCACGGTTGTCGAGGAAAACAATATCCAGGTCCATATCTGCGCGCTCAGACGTCTGCTCGGTGAAAATCGCCACCTGATCCAGACTGTCTCAGGACGCGGTTACCGCATGGCGCGTCCCGCATCCGTTGTTGCCGAGCCTCCCGCTCCCGCCGGCAACCCGCACGCAGAGATCATCACCCAACCCGACTTCAGCCTTCCGCACACAAGCGGCCCACTATTTGGCCGGGAAACATGTACCGAACGGCTGATCGCTGCAATCAGCGAGGGGGAAGATGCCGTCATTACGCTCGTCGGTCCCGCAGGTGTCGGCAAATCCCGCCTTGCGCTGGAAGTCGCGCGACATTTTGCGGATCATGGCGAGATCGGCGTTTCCTATCTTGCGCTCGCGTCGCATTCCAGCGAGAAAGAGGTCTATGACATGATTGGCGCCGCGCTCGAACCGGTGGGCGCCGAACCCGTTACTGCGTGCACCGTGAGACCTTCCGGGCCAACCGCCCTCCTCGTGCTGGACGACTGCGACCGGCTTTGCCATGCAGCAATACGGGCGCTTTCCGACAGCGAGACCTTCAGGCGATTGTCCCGGACCGTTGTTCTTCTGACCACTCGCACTCCGCTAAGGATGTCGATGGAGAGGGTCGTCAAGATCCCGTCGCTCCTCGCTGTTCCCCGGCGCGGAACCGTGGACGCTGCCCTTGAAATGTTTGTCTCGCGCGTCCGGTGTTTCGATCCACGAATGGACCTCACGGACGCGTTCATGGAGAGCGCCCGCCATCTGGTTGAGCAGATGGATGGTCTACCGCTCGCGATCGAACTCGCGGCACACCACACGTCCATGCTCGGCATCGAGTCGATCTCGCGTCTGCTCGAGCAGAATGTCGACCTGTCCAGCAGCGACCTGCGCCGCATGACGGACAGTCGGCACGAGTCACTAGGCATGGCGCTGATGTGGACCTGGCCGAGCCTCGGCGTACTGCCGCGGACAATACTCACTGCCCTGCTGGACGCAGGTGCCGAGGCCGACCTCGGGGAATTGCACAACATCGCAGAGAGGTCGGGACTGCAACCGGAAAGTGCACTGGAGGCTATCAGCGATCTCGTCGAGAATTCATTTCTCAACCCTGCTTATAAGGGACTGTCGGTGACATACCGGATCCCCAACACGGTGCAGCGATTCCTGTCGCAACAACGGCAGGCGGAGCCAACTTCATCCGCTCCGACTTTGGCGGATCTCCGTGCTCCGAATGGTGTCCGGTCTGCCCCACTGTTGCCTGACAGGCACGCCGGCAAATCGCCGGACAACTCTAGCGACAACGCGATTTCGCGCAAGCGTCACGCGGCGGCGTCAAGGCCGGGTGGCACCGTTCGGCGCTCCTGA